The Kluyveromyces marxianus DMKU3-1042 DNA, complete genome, chromosome 6 genome window below encodes:
- the RPL9B gene encoding 60S ribosomal protein uL6 — MKYIQTDQTLDIPEGVTVQIKSRIVKVTGPRGTLTKNLKHIDVTFQKVSNKQIRITVHNGDRKHVAALRTVKSLISNLITGVTKGYKYKLRYVYAHFPINVNVIEKDGAKFIEIRNFLGDKKVREVPVREGVSVEFSTNVKDEIVLTGNSVENVSQNAADIQQICRVRNKDIRKFLDGIYVSEKGVVVEEE, encoded by the coding sequence ATGAAGTACATCCAAACTGATCAAACTCTAGACATCCCAGAAGGTGTCACTGTGCAAATCAAGTCCAGAATCGTCAAGGTTACTGGTCCAAGAGGTACCTTGaccaagaacttgaagcaCATTGATGTTACTTTCCAAAAGGTTTCTAACAAGCAAATCAGAATTACCGTTCACAATGGTGACAGAAAGCACGTTGCTGCTTTGAGAACCGTGaaatctttgatttctAACTTGATCACTGGTGTCACCAAGGGTTACAAGTACAAGTTGAGATACGTTTACGCGCATTTCCCTATCAATGTTAAtgttattgaaaaagacGGTGCTAAGTTCATTGAAATCAGAAACTTCTTGGGTGACAAGAAGGTCAGAGAGGTCCCAGTCAGAGAAGGTGTTTCTGTTGAATTCTCTACCAACGTTAAGGATGAAATTGTTCTAACTGGTAACTCCGTCGAAAACGTTTCCCAAAACGCTGCTGACATTCAACAAATCTGTCGTGTCAGAAACAAGGATATTCGTAAGTTCTTGGATGGTATCTACGTTTCCGAAAAGGGCGTTGTCgtcgaagaagaataa
- the KGD1 gene encoding alpha-ketoglutarate dehydrogenase KGD1, which produces MLRTIRSSQRLLHASRFSHVGGMSAVANINANRTVLLRGFASGSSMDNFLSTTNAAYIDEMYEAWQKDPSSVHVSWDAYFKNMGNLNIPASSAFTAPPTLMPLPTGPGVPHDLPLGGSLHAVDQDVTTHLKVQLLCRAYQVRGHQKAHIDPLQISFGDDKSKPLPRELTLEHYGFTEKDLDRDITLGPGILPRFATETRKTMKLREIIAALEKLYCSSYGIEYIHIPSREQCEWLRERIEIPKPYNYTVDQKRQILDRLTWATSFETFLSTKFPNDKRFGLEGLEGVVPGIKTLIDRSVELGVEDVVLGMAHRGRLNVLSNVVRKPNESIFSEFKGSVTPEEFEGSGDVKYHLGMNYQRPTTSGKYVNLSLVANPSHLEAADPVVLGRTRAIQFSKNDIGKYEKAMSVLLHGDAAFAAQGVVYETMGFLHLPAYSTGGTIHIITNNQIGFTTDPRFARSTLYPSDLGKVIDAPIFHVNANDVEALTFTFNLAAEWRATFHTDAIIDVVGWRKHGHNETDQPSFTQPLMYQKISKQKSVIDVYTEKLVSEGSFTKQDIDEHKKWVWGLFEEAYEKGKDYKPTSREWLTAAWEGFKSPKALASEILPHEPTNVDAETLKKIGKVISSWPENFEVHRNLKRILSNRAKAVESGEGIDWSTGEALAFGSLLLEGYHVRVSGEDVERGTFSQRHAVLHDQKSENVYTPLQHISDKQAEFTICNSSLSEYGCMGFEYGYSLTNPDYFVQWEAQFGDFANTAQVIIDQFIAGAEVKWKQRSGLVLSLPHGYDGQGPEHSSGRLERFLQLANEDPRYFPSEEKLQRQHQDCNFQIVYPTTPANLFHILRRQQHRQFRKPLALFFSKQLLRHPLARSQLSEFTEGGFQWIIEDVELGKSIGTKEEIKRVVLLSGQVYTALHKKREAIQDKTTAFIKIEQLHPFPYAQLRDALNSYPNLQDIVWCQEEPLNMGGWAYAQPRLETTLKETDKYKDFAVRYAGRNPSGSVAAGSKALHTAEEEAFLKEVFGQ; this is translated from the coding sequence ATGTTGAGAACTATAAGGTCGTCTCAGCGTTTGTTGCACGCTTCTAGATTTAGCCATGTTGGTGGCATGTCTGCTGTTGCGAACATAAATGCCAATCGTACTGTTTTGCTACGTGGTTTTGCTAGTGGATCTTCCATGGACAATTTCTTGTCAACTACCAACGCTGCGTATATCGATGAAATGTACGAGGCCTGGCAAAAGGACCCAAGCTCTGTCCATGTGTCTTGGGATGCctatttcaaaaatatggGTAACTTAAATATTCCAGCTTCTTCTGCATTTACTGCGCCACCAACTCTAATGCCTCTGCCAACTGGCCCAGGTGTACCACACGACCTACCTCTAGGTGGATCTCTACATGCTGTTGATCAAGATGTTACCACCCACTTGAAAGTCCAACTTTTGTGTCGTGCCTACCAAGTTAGAGGTCATCAAAAGGCACATATCGATCCATTACAGATCTCCTTCGGTGATGATAAAAGCAAGCCTTTACCTCGCGAGTTGACTTTAGAGCACTATGGCTTCACAGAAAAGGACTTGGACAGGGACATTACATTGGGCCCTGGTATCTTGCCTCGTTTTGCTACTGAAACCAGAAAGACCATGAAGTTGAGAGAGATTATTGCagctttggaaaagttATACTGTTCAAGTTATGGTATTGAATACATTCATATTCCATCTAGAGAACAATGTGAATGGTtaagagaaagaattgagATTCCAAAGCCTTATAACTATACCGTTGACCAAAAGAGACAAATCTTAGATAGACTGACTTGGGCAACTTCATTCGAAACTTTCTTGTCCACAAAGTTCCCTAATGATAAGAGATTTGGTTTGGAAGGTTTGGAAGGTGTTGTTCCTGGTATCAAGACCTTGATTGACCGTTCCGTTGAGTTGGGTGTTGAAGATGTGGTCTTGGGTATGGCTCATCGTGGTAGATTAAACGTCTTATCTAACGTTGTTCGTAAGCCAAACGAATCCATCTTCTCAGAATTCAAGGGTTCCGTTACCCCAGAAGAGTTTGAAGGTTCCGGTGATGTCAAATATCATTTGGGTATGAACTACCAAAGACCAACCACATCTGGTAAATACGTTAACCTTTCCTTAGTCGCAAATCCATCCCATTTGGAAGCTGCAGACCCTGTCGTCTTGGGTAGAACAAGAGCAATCCAATTCTCTAAGAATGATATTGGTAAATATGAGAAGGCTATGAGTGTGTTGTTGCATGGTGATGCTGCGTTTGCCGCTCAAGGTGTTGTTTATGAAACTATGGGTTTCTTACATTTGCCTGCATACTCTACTGGTGGTACTATACATATTATTACCAATAACCAAATTGGTTTCACAACTGATCCAAGATTCGCTAGATCTACGTTATATCCATCTGATTTAGGTAAGGTTATTGATGCACCTATCTTCCACGTTAATGCTAACGATGTGGAAGCTTTGACCTTTACATTCAACTTGGCAGCTGAATGGAGAGCTACCTTCCACACCGATGCTATCAttgatgttgttggttGGAGAAAGCATGGTCATAATGAAACTGACCAACCTTCGTTTACTCAACCATTAATGTACCAAAAGATCTCAAAGCAAAAGTCTGTCATTGATGTTTACACCGAAAAGTTAGTTTCTGAAGGTTCATTCACAAAGCAGGATATTGATGAACACAAGAAATGGGTTTGGGGCctatttgaagaagcttaTGAAAAGGGTAAAGACTACAAGCCAACGTCTAGAGAATGGTTGACGGCTGCTTGGGAAGGTTTCAAGTCTCCAAAGGCCTTGGCAAGCGAGATTTTGCCTCATGAACCAACCAATGTAGATGCTGAAACTTTAAAGAAGATTGGTAAGGTTATCTCTTCTTGGCCTGAAAACTTTGAAGTTCACAGAAACCTGAAGAGAATTCTTTCTAACAGAGCCAAGGCTGTAGAGTCTGGCGAAGGTATTGACTGGTCTACCGGTGAAGCCTTGGCCTTCGGTTCCTTGTTGCTAGAAGGTTACCACGTTAGAGTTTCTGGTGAGGATGTTGAAAGAGGTACCTTCTCTCAAAGACATGCGGTCTTGCACGACCAAAAATCTGAGAATGTGTACACACCTTTGCAGCACATTTCTGACAAACAGGCTGAATTCACTATCTGTAACTCTTCATTATCTGAGTACGGTTGTATGGGTTTCGAATATGGTTATTCTTTGACTAACCCAGACTACTTTGTTCAATGGGAAGCACAATTTGGTGATTTTGCCAACACTGCCCAAGTTATCATTGATCAATTCATTGCAGGTGCTGAAGTCAAGTGGAAGCAAAGATCCGGTTTAGTTTTGTCCTTACCTCATGGTTACGATGGACAAGGTCCAGAGCACTCATCCGGTAGACTAGAAAGATTCTTGCAATTGGCTAACGAAGACCCAAGATACTTCCCaagtgaagaaaagttGCAAAGACAACATCAAGATTGTAACTTCCAAATTGTCTACCCAACTACCCCAGCTAACTTATTCCATATTTTAAGAAGACAACAACACAGACAATTCCGTAAACCATTGGCCTTGTTCTTCTCTAAACAATTGCTACGTCATCCATTAGCCAGATCTCAGTTGAGTGAATTCACTGAAGGTGGCTTCCAATGGATcattgaagatgttgaacTAGGTAAGTCCATCGGAACAAAGGAAGAAATCAAGAGAGTTGTTTTACTATCAGGTCAAGTTTACACTGCATTGCACAAAAAGCGTGAGGCTATTCAAGACAAGACCACTGCCTTTATTAAGATTGAGCAATTGCACCCATTCCCTTACGCTCAATTGCGTGACGCTCTAAACTCTTATCCAAACCTACAAGATATTGTTTGGTGTCAAGAAGAGCCATTGAACATGGGTGGATGGGCCTATGCTCAACCAAGATTGGAAACTACTTTGAAGGAAACTGATAAGTACAAGGATTTCGCTGTTAGATATGCTGGTAGAAACCCAAGCGGCTCTGTCGCAGCAGGTTCTAAGGCCTTGCACACcgctgaagaagaagctttctTGAAAGAGGTTTTCGGTCAGTAA